In the genome of Candidatus Binatia bacterium, the window AATGGCGGAGAACCCCGAGTGACGCATCTTCCGACGGCGCAACTGGCAACCCTACGGGTGCCGCGAATCGCGTGGGCGCTGCTCGTGGTCCAACCGCCGTTGTCGCTCGCGTATTTGTGGAGCGTGCGCGAACATTGGCTACCGCCGACTTTCTGGGCGCCGCTCGCCTTCGCAGCACTACCGGTTATTGCAGCCGGGTTTGCCATAGTGGCTCTTCGCGGAGGAGCCCGATCTGGCAAGCCGCGCGTGCAACCTGCGCTGGCCCTCTTGCTCGCCACGGTGGAACTCGGCTGGTGCGTGCTCGTGGCGGGGATGGTGGGATTTGCCATCGCATTGCAGAGTGGGTGAGATGTCCGGGAATAAGGCACTGTGCACCGTTCTCGTCCTGCTCGCGAGCTGGACTGAGGCCTGGCCCGTGCGGGCTGCCGAACCGGTGCAAATCGAGGTTCGCCAACCGGAAGACGAACCGCGGGCTGATGCGACCGCGGACGTACCCACGGCCGCTGCGTTACCACGCGAAATGACGATTTGCCGGGGCACCCGTCGCTGTTGGTCGGAAGCGGGGCGGAGCAATTGTGCCGGACAAGACGAACCTGCCACCCCTTTTCGTATCTTGCCAGTCGACTCCAGCGGGAGCCTGCCGCAGGCTTTGCAAGACTGTTGGCAAAGCCTCGTCCCCCGATAGCCGTGTCGCTCGCGCGTGCGGCGATTCGCGACGGCCCGGAGCAGCTCCTAGGCGCACCGGATCATTTCGCAACCAGCACGGCGGAAAGGTTACGCCTCGCCGCTGCACCTGCGCAGTTCAACTCAGCGTGCCGGGATAGCGCGCGGAATTCCTGCCCCGAACGGCAACCGCTGGCACTCGCCCGCAACACCGCAGTTTTCCTCTTCGCTAAACGACGCTACCATGCCATCGCCATGGAGGAAGCAGTGCTCGATCGGCGCCTCATATGGGGGCTCGTGGCGTCGCTACTGGTGCACATGATGCTGCTCACCTCCCTCAGGAGTTCGTGGTTTTCAATCGTGCCTCCACAAGCGCTGTTGCCGATCGAAGTCGACCTTGCTCCTCCGCCCCCGCCACCGCCTGCACCCAAGGCAAATGAGTTACCCCTCGAGCCCGCGCCGAATGCCGAGCCCGCTCAACCACAATTGGTCCTCCCCGAGCGCCAAATCGTGAATCCACCCGATGCCGGCGAGGAGGCTACCCCGCGGAACACGCGGCTCCTCAGCGATCGCGACAACCGGGTTGCCGAGGAAACCGTGCGGCGCGCCGATCGCTACCAAGAAAAGCCCGCCAAGCAGGCAGCCGCTACAGAGCGCCGGCAAAAGGAGAGCGCGGGCGCGGCGGCGGGGTCAAACCGCGCAAGTGAACACAAGGCGATGAAAAACCCTGCCCCGGCAGGCGAGCAAATCGCCGCGCTCCCGAAACTCGATCAGTTGCTGCCGAACATTGGCGACGTTTCCTTACCAGCCGCAGCGCAACCCACCCCCGCGGAAGGCGGAACGAGCGAGGCAGGACCGAAACGGCGCCTGCTGTTGGACAGCGGCGGTCCCACGTTTTCGGTGCAACCGGGAACGGCCGACTTCTTGCCGGGAATTCGCGAGGGCAACATTACCCTGCTCAATACCAAGGCCGAGCGCTTTGCGCCGTTCGTGCGGCGTGTGGCGGCACGCGTGTTCCAGCACCTGGACATCCGCCTGCGGCAGACCGCACGTGCGGGCAATGCCAGCGCGGGGCGGGAATATGCCATTGTGGAAGCAATCATGGACCGGCAAGGACAGCTTGTGCGTGCGCGTGTGGTCGAGCGGCAAAGCACGAGCACGTTCGGTGCCGATCGCGTGTTGTTGAGTGTCACTACCCCGGACACCTTTTTCGATGCGAACCCGCCCCCGGGCGCAGAAGCCAGCGATGGCTACATCCACTTCCTGCTGTTGATCGACTTGGATATCGTCACCGTGCCCGATCCGCGCTCTGGCCGGATAGCTGTAGGTTACCGTGGAATTGCCGGCGTCGGACTCGATGCACTTGCCGACCGCCGCTGAACGAACAGTGGCAGGTTCGTGCGCGCGGCTGTTTTTCGGAGAACACCGGCGCGAAGCGCGAACCGTTACATCCGGTACACCCCCGGACGCATGGGCTCGATTGGCGCATTGCGCGCAGCGGCAAGAGCGAAACCCAGCACGTCGCGAGTTTGCACCGGATCGAGAATGCCGTCGTCCCACAGCCGTGCGGTGGAGTAGTATGCGCTGCTTTCCTGCTCGTACTTGGCCCGAATCGGTGCGAGGAAAGCTTCTTGTTCCTCCGCCGTCATCGTCTCGCCGCGGGCCGCGAGTTGTTGGAGTTTGACGGTCAACAGCGTTTGCGCCGCCTGTTCCCCGCCCATTACGGAAATTCGCGCGTTCGGCCACATGAACAACAGCCGCGGCTGGTATGCTCGCCCGCACATGCCGTAGTTCCCCGCACCGTGCGAGGCGCCGATAATCACCGTAAACTTGGGCACACCCACGGTGCTGACCGCGTGCACCATCTTGGCGCCGTCCTTGGCTATGCCCCCGTGTTCGTACTGCTTACCCACGATGAAGCCGGTGATGTTTTGCAAGAACAGCAGCGGGATTCCACGTTGCCCACAAAGCTCGATAAAGTGGGTGGCTTTGAGCGAGGACTCGGAGAACAAAATCCCGTTGTTCGCCACGATGCCGATCAAGTAGCCGTGGATGCGGGCGAAGCCGGTCACGATAGTGGTCCCGTAACGAGCCTTGAATTCATGAAATCGGCTGCCATCGACGAGCCGGGCAATGATCTCGCGCACGTCGAACGGCTTCCGTGGGTCGCGCGGCAAAATGCCGTAAATTTCTTCCGGGGGGTAGGCTGGGTCCTCCGGCGGCGCCACGTCGAATAAGGCGCGCTTCGGCGGCCCCAAACTCGCAAAGATGCTGCGCGTGACCTCCAAGGCGTGATGGTCGTTGAGCGCGAGGTGGTCCGCCACTCCGGAGATCCGGGTGTGCACGTCGCCGCCGCCGAGCTCCTCAGCTGTGACCTCTTCTCCCGTGGCTGCTTTGACCAGCGGAGGCCCGCCGAGAAAAATCGTTCCCGTGCCTTGAACGATTACCGTTTCGTCGCTCATTGCTGGCACGTACGCGCCACCAGCCGTACACGAGCCCATGACCACGGCGACTTGGGGAATCCCCAGCGCGGACATGCGGGCTTGGTTGTAAAAAATGCGCCCAAAGTGGTCGCGGTCGGGGAAGATCTCCGCTTGCAGCGGCAAAAACGCTCCACCCGAGTCGACGAGGTACACGCAGGGCAAGTGATTTTCCAAAGCGATTTCTTGTGCGCGCAGGTGCTTTTTCACCGTCATCGGATAGTAAGTGCCGCCTTTGACGGTGGCGTCGTTCGCCACGATCATGGCCTCGCGCCCGTGAATCATGCCAATGCCCGTTACGATACCGGCGCTGGGGGCCTCGTTGTCGTACAACCCGTACGCTGCGAGGGGCGATAACTCGAGGAACGGCGTGTCGGGGTCGACGAGCGCATCGATGCGCTCGCGCACGAGCAGCTTGCCGCGCTCGCGGTGGCGTTGGCGCTGGTCTTCCGGTCCACCTTGCTGCACCGCGCGAATCCGCTCGCGCAGCTCCTCGGCTAGCGCTTCATGGTAGCGGCGATTTTCCTGAAATTCCGAGCTTTGGGGGCGAACGCGGGATTCGATTCGGCGCATGGCTGGGCCCATAGCAAAGGCAACGTCTCCGGAGCTACCGGCAACCGATTGCAAAAGTGTCTAAGCGCCCCCGTAGCTCGAGCGCGCTGCGCGATGCGGCGTGCCTACTCTTCTGTGGTCCTCACACTCGTGTCCCCAGCCCACGCGCAGACAACGGTGCCGGCACTCGCGGCCAGTCGCGGACGGGCCCCGCGTGTGAACTCGGCTTCGCGTCGTGGGAGCAATTAAAAGCGATAGGTCAGGCCGAAGGTGACGGGGATGTGATCCTTGTCCTCCACGTCAAAGGCCGTGAACACGTACGAAGCTTCCAACGTCGCCGCGATGTTTTCGGTGGCGTACACGTCGAAGCCAAGACCACCCCGTGGACTGAAGCCGTTGTCGTCGCGAGAAATGCCCATCAAACCGGAGCGGCCGGCATCCAGGTGCATCACCCCAGGGCCAATCAAGGCGTACGGCTGCACCCTTCCGGTGAGCGCGTAAAGCTTCACGTTCATCCAAAAGCCCCAACTTAAGAGATCCACCGATGGTCCATCCGGGGGTTCCAGCTCGCGGTCGCGATAATGCTGGAAGCTTCCTTCCACCGCCACGTTCGTATGTGCACGGTAGCCAACGCGCAAGTCGAACCCGAGCGCGTTCTTTACATTTACGCCGGTGGCATCGGTGTCGAAATTCTCGACCGAGTAGGCACCCAGCCCCGCCACATAGAAACCGGTGCGGCCAAACTTCTCCTCCTGGGCAAGACACCGAGCGGCAGGCAACAACGCCAAGCCCAGAAGAGCCCCGAAGAACCACCCGCTGCCAATATTCACGCGCCGTCTCATAACGTCCACCTCCCGAGTCGCTCGCGGTCGCGCAGGCCACAGCCTTGGGCTCGCGAATCGCTTTGCGGCTATCACGAAAAGGCTCCTTCGGCAACAAGAACTACAAGTGTTCGCTCCTCGTACCGCCCCGCAAGGCCCATCTTGCGTACGACCAGCGAAACTGCCGAGCAGTGACGGCTATGGATCGGCGACTCCCGAATAGCAAATGGGGAACGCGTGGATCGGTGATGCTGTCGCCACCGCTGCTACGCGTTGCCATCCTAGCACGCGGCACCAGCGCGGTCGTAGGGGCAGCCCTTGTCGCTACCCTCGTTTGCCTGCGCCACCGCTAATACCTCAACCTCCCACGGGCAGGCGCGAGGCCTGCCCCTACAACTTTTCCATGCACTGTCGCGGCACCTGCACAATCGTAGGCGCGACGCATGCGTCGCCGCGTTGCCATAGTGCCAAAATGCCGCCCCTGCTCCAACGGTACCTTGCGATCGCGCCGCAACGCGTACGGGCGGCGCAGTGGCCATCAGACCAAGCCGAGGCGGGCCGCGACGTCTTCGTAGTTCGGCACCTCGGCGTACAGCTTTTCAAGGTCGTTCCGGGCACGCCGAACGTCGCCCAGGCCTTCGTAAACCAGAGCGCGCTCGTAGCGGAGGGCGCGGAGCAACTCTGGGTCTCTGCCTGCCGTCTTCCGGAGCGCCGTGCTCAGCGTCTCCAGCGCGGCAGCAAGTAAACCGAGTCGACGTAGAGCCCTGGCTTTGTAAAGCAGCAGCGCGGTGTGCAGCGGGGTGTCGTTCTCTACACCGGCGGCCAACTGCACGACCTCCTGCAGCGACTCGCGATCGTTCGGGCGTGCGTCCAAGAGCAGCTCGGCTAACGAAAGGCGCACCACGAGATCGTCCGGCGCAAGCGAGCGTAGCCGCTCGAGGCAGAGCGATGCATCCACCCACTGTCCGGTGTGCTGATAGAGCTCGGCGAGAGCAAGGAGCAGCCCCTGCAGGTTCGGGCCAACGTGGGCACAGATCTCCGGGGCAATGCGCACACTGACGGTGAGGGCCACACCGTACTTGGCGAACAACGTTCCAAGCTCCTTCTCGTGCTCCAAGGCGAAGGTAAGGTGCCGCTTTGCCTTGTCCCAATCGCCCCGCTCGAATGCCAGCACACCGGCAAAAAACGCCGCATCGGCAAGCTGCGGGGCTTGGTCCAGCATCGCCAAAGCTTGCGCCGTCTCGCCCTGCACCAGCGCGCGACAGCCATCCACAAACGCTTCTTCCTCCTTGGGCGTCCACAGCCGCGCAAAAAAGCCTAGCGTGAGGCGATCTTCCGGCCTGACCGCAGGCAGAGCCGGCTCGCTGACCTGCGCATTTCCCCCGCGACTGGTTTTCTTCGTCGGAAAAGTCGTCGTGTAAAAGATTCCTGTTCCGGGAATGCCAACGGTGGCGCGCTGTCCACCCGGACCGATCGTGAACTTGGCCCCGCGCGGCCCGAAACTCAGCGATGCTCCCGACTTGCTCAGGTTCACGCTCACCCCTGGCAAGATCTGCACCCGCCGCCAAAAACGAAATCCCATGGGCACCTCCTTCGGCTGGCTTTCTGCCCCACTCGTGTGCCATCACGTCTCGGGGCCCGAGTCAAGCGCCGGGCGCGCATGTTGAGCCCTCCGCCCCTCTCCGGCGCCTCGAGATTACCGTCAGCAACGCGCGCGCAACTCGCGCCGATTCAAATCTGGTAGTTGTGTACGAACACGCGCATTTTCTTCGGAAAGACAAACAGCCGCTCCGCCGGCTGTGGGCGCAGCTCCGCGTAACGTTCCCACGGCAACTCCACGCGCAGCACCATGCCGAAGTGCACCGCGTGGAGTTCCAGTTTCACGGTGCCACCGAGCGGATTCACGCGTAGCAGGCGGGCTTCCACGCTATATACGCCACGGGGGATGCGATCCACTTCCAGTTCATGCGGGCGCACATACGCCACGGCGGCTTCTCCGTCGGCCTGTTCCTCTTCGCTCACACCTAGCGGGGCAACGAACCCTTGCCCCTCCCGCACGCGGCCAGGGAACTTATTCACGTAGCCGAGGAATTCAGTGACGAATGCATTCGCTGGATGCTCGAAGACCTCCACTGGTGTTCCCGTTTGCTCGACCTTGCCATGATTCAACAACACAACCTGATCCGCTACCTCGAATGCCTCCTCCTGGTCGTGGGTAACGAACACACTCGTCACGCCTATCTCATCGTGTAAGCGGCGAAGCCATTCCCGCAGTTCGCGGCGCACTTTGGCGTCGAGGGCGCCGAACGGCTCGTCGAGCAACAAAACCTCGGGCTCCGCGGCTAGTGCCCGTGCCAGGGCAACACGTTGCCGTTGGCCACCTGAAAGCTCGGCAGGCCGCTTCCCTTCGAGCCCCTCGAGGCGCACCAAATGCAACAGTTCGCGCACGCGGCGATCCACTTGCCGGCGTGGCCACCGACGCACGCGCAGCCCAAAGGCCACGTTTTCGTACACTGTCAGATGCCGAAACAGCGCATAGTGCTGGAACACGAATCCTACGTTGCGCTGGTGGGGAGATTCACCGGTGACATCACGCCCGCGGTAAAGTACAAGCCCGCGGTCAGGTTGCTCCAGTCCCGCAATGATCCGCAGTAACGTAGTCTTTCCCGAACCCGACGGACCGAGGAGGGCAAGCAAGCTCCCCGTGGGTACGGTGAAACTCACATTGTCCAACGCCACGAAGCGCCCGAACGACTTGCTCACTCCCTCCACTCGGATGCCATCTTCTGTGCCGCTCGCAGAGGGAGACGCCGAAAACGTGCTCGGTGCGGCACTAGCGGTTTGCGCAGAGTGAACCGGCCCGGTTGCCACATGGTCACCACGACCTTGCCCTTCCTCTTGTCCCCGCGAGGGATCGTCCTCGCTTTCGAACGCTTGCAGCTCCTGGCGTGTCCTTCGCTCGAGCCACGTTTTCGCGACCACGGTGGCCATGCCGAGCAAAGCGAGCAAACTCGCGACAGCAAACGCGCCGGGTAGATCGTAATCCTGGAACAACTTCTCGACCCGCAGCGGTAAGGTATCGGTCACCCCGGTGATGCGTCCCGACACTACATACACTGCGCCGAATTCGCCCATGGCTCGCGCGTTGCACAAAACCACGGCGTACAAGAGGCCCCAACGGATGTTCCGCAGGGTAATTTTGCCCCACATCTGCCACGCACTCGCCCCCAGGCTACGCGCTGCCAACTCCTCCTCCGCACCGACGGCTTGCAACAACGCTACCAATTGTCGCGCCACGATGGGGAACGTAACCAGCACGGTGGCAAGCACGAGCCCTGGCTCAGCAAACACGATCCTGATGCCCCACGCCTCCAGCCACGGGTACAAGGGCCCCCGGGCACCGAACACGAGAACCAAGCTCAGCCCCGCCACTACGGGAGACACCGACAGCGGCAGGTCGATCACGGCCGCTAACAGCTTGCGGCCGAAAAACTCGAAGCGAGCCAATAACCACGCTGCGCACAAGCCGAAGCCGGTATTGATCGCCACGGCAAGCAAGGCCACGCGCAGAGTCAGCGACGCAGCAGCCCGGGTGTCGGGATCGCCTACAAGCTGGCGCAAAAACGCACGCGGGCCATGCACTAGTGCTTGCGAAGCGATGACACCAAGCGGCAGCAGGATCAAAAGACCGACAACCACGAGCGCCGAGGAGGCCACCACAGCGTTGGCCCACTGTTCAACCTGCAAGAGCCGCTTTGGCCGCTCCTTGAACCACCGGTTCATTACTAACCGCTTGCGGATTTCCTCAGCCCACATAGCGCGCCCCCCAACGATGCAGAACTTCGATCGTGAGCAGAACGAGCAGCGAGGCGCCCAAAAGCACCGAGGCAACCGCTGCAGCCTCGGCGTATGCGAACTCCTCCAAGCGCGCGACGACCAAAACCGGCGCAATCTCCGTGACGAAGGGCTTGTTCCCCGAAACGAACACCACCGAACCGTACTCGCCGGCCGCCCGAGAGAAGGCCAAAGCAAAACCGGTTAGGAGTGCCGGGACGAGTTGGGGAATCTGGACACGAACCAACGTCTGCCAACGCGACGCACCGAGGCAAGCGGCTGCCTCCTCGAGTTCCCTTTCCAAATTGGCAATCACCGGCTGCAGGCTGCGCACAGCCAGCGGGAAACTCACGAATACCAGCACCAACACGACCGCCGCACGGGAGTACGCCAGAGTCACGCCCCAGCGAGTCAGGTACTGGCCGAGGAAGCCGTTCGGTGCGTACAAATTCGCGTACACCAAACCCGCTACGGCCGTCGGCAATGCCAGAGGAACATCTACCAGGGCGTCGACGAGTCCGCGTGCCGGGAACGTTGCCCGCACCAGCGCCCACGCGACAACACTGCCGAGAAGCGTCGCCACGGTCGCGGCCAAGAGAGCGGCACCGAAGGTGAGCTGGTATGCAGCGAGCGCGCGCGGCGTGAGCACGGCAGCCCAGAACCCATGCCAGCCGAGCGACGCAGCGTGGAGCAACACCGCACCAAGCGGCAAAGCCACCACAACCGCCACCGAAACCACGGACAAGGTAAGGGCGGCGCGAAACCCGGGAAGAATCCTGCGCTCGTAGCGACTCATCGCTGCCCCTCCCCCGATGCAAAGATCCGGTCGAACAGCGCGCCTTCGGCAAAGAACTTCTCCTGGGCGGCCTCCCAACCGGAAACAATCTCCTGAACGCGGAACAGCCGAAGCGCCGGAAACCGCTCCGCGTAGCGCTCCAGTACAGCGCGATCGACGGGGCGGTAGTAGTGTTGCGCGATCATCTCTTGCGCCGCCGGGGTAAACAAAAAACGCAAGTACGCTTCCGCCACCGCCCGAGTTCCCTTACGCTCCACCACACGATCGACCCATGCAACCGGCGGCTCTGCCAAAATACTGATGGGCGGGTAGACGATTTCGACTCCTCCTTGAGACTCGCGAACTTCGAGGTGGGCCTCGTTCTCCCAACTG includes:
- a CDS encoding sulfate/molybdate ABC transporter ATP-binding protein — protein: MRVEGVSKSFGRFVALDNVSFTVPTGSLLALLGPSGSGKTTLLRIIAGLEQPDRGLVLYRGRDVTGESPHQRNVGFVFQHYALFRHLTVYENVAFGLRVRRWPRRQVDRRVRELLHLVRLEGLEGKRPAELSGGQRQRVALARALAAEPEVLLLDEPFGALDAKVRRELREWLRRLHDEIGVTSVFVTHDQEEAFEVADQVVLLNHGKVEQTGTPVEVFEHPANAFVTEFLGYVNKFPGRVREGQGFVAPLGVSEEEQADGEAAVAYVRPHELEVDRIPRGVYSVEARLLRVNPLGGTVKLELHAVHFGMVLRVELPWERYAELRPQPAERLFVFPKKMRVFVHNYQI
- the cysT gene encoding sulfate ABC transporter permease subunit CysT; translated protein: MSRYERRILPGFRAALTLSVVSVAVVVALPLGAVLLHAASLGWHGFWAAVLTPRALAAYQLTFGAALLAATVATLLGSVVAWALVRATFPARGLVDALVDVPLALPTAVAGLVYANLYAPNGFLGQYLTRWGVTLAYSRAAVVLVLVFVSFPLAVRSLQPVIANLERELEEAAACLGASRWQTLVRVQIPQLVPALLTGFALAFSRAAGEYGSVVFVSGNKPFVTEIAPVLVVARLEEFAYAEAAAVASVLLGASLLVLLTIEVLHRWGARYVG
- a CDS encoding DUF4236 domain-containing protein; this encodes MGFRFWRRVQILPGVSVNLSKSGASLSFGPRGAKFTIGPGGQRATVGIPGTGIFYTTTFPTKKTSRGGNAQVSEPALPAVRPEDRLTLGFFARLWTPKEEEAFVDGCRALVQGETAQALAMLDQAPQLADAAFFAGVLAFERGDWDKAKRHLTFALEHEKELGTLFAKYGVALTVSVRIAPEICAHVGPNLQGLLLALAELYQHTGQWVDASLCLERLRSLAPDDLVVRLSLAELLLDARPNDRESLQEVVQLAAGVENDTPLHTALLLYKARALRRLGLLAAALETLSTALRKTAGRDPELLRALRYERALVYEGLGDVRRARNDLEKLYAEVPNYEDVAARLGLV
- a CDS encoding methylcrotonoyl-CoA carboxylase codes for the protein MRRIESRVRPQSSEFQENRRYHEALAEELRERIRAVQQGGPEDQRQRHRERGKLLVRERIDALVDPDTPFLELSPLAAYGLYDNEAPSAGIVTGIGMIHGREAMIVANDATVKGGTYYPMTVKKHLRAQEIALENHLPCVYLVDSGGAFLPLQAEIFPDRDHFGRIFYNQARMSALGIPQVAVVMGSCTAGGAYVPAMSDETVIVQGTGTIFLGGPPLVKAATGEEVTAEELGGGDVHTRISGVADHLALNDHHALEVTRSIFASLGPPKRALFDVAPPEDPAYPPEEIYGILPRDPRKPFDVREIIARLVDGSRFHEFKARYGTTIVTGFARIHGYLIGIVANNGILFSESSLKATHFIELCGQRGIPLLFLQNITGFIVGKQYEHGGIAKDGAKMVHAVSTVGVPKFTVIIGASHGAGNYGMCGRAYQPRLLFMWPNARISVMGGEQAAQTLLTVKLQQLAARGETMTAEEQEAFLAPIRAKYEQESSAYYSTARLWDDGILDPVQTRDVLGFALAAARNAPIEPMRPGVYRM
- a CDS encoding porin family protein — its product is MRRRVNIGSGWFFGALLGLALLPAARCLAQEEKFGRTGFYVAGLGAYSVENFDTDATGVNVKNALGFDLRVGYRAHTNVAVEGSFQHYRDRELEPPDGPSVDLLSWGFWMNVKLYALTGRVQPYALIGPGVMHLDAGRSGLMGISRDDNGFSPRGGLGFDVYATENIAATLEASYVFTAFDVEDKDHIPVTFGLTYRF